In the genome of Bremerella sp. P1, the window GAACCGACGCCGCCTCCTTGAGTTGGCATGGGAGTCGGCTCAGTTGATTCCTCTTCGGCGGCTTCCTGATTCCGCACATGCGCTGGGGTGACCCCACTGGGAATCGGCGGCAATGGTAAGCTGCCTGCCCCGACGGCCGACCGATCGATCGGATTGAGCTGAAGCGGAGTATGGCTCGGCGAACGGAAGTCGAGGTCGAAGTCGGCCTGGCGACGCTCAGCCGAACCACTGGAAGTTGCGTCCGTATCAACAGCGCCCTTCGCCCAAGCGACCAGTTCTTCGCGCAGGGCTTCGGTCGACGGGGTATCGCCGTGTGCCGAACGAACCTGATCGTCTGCGGGGCGATAGGTCGCATCCAGGTTCGAGCTAAGAAACTTCGTCCGCAGCGTGCCCAACAGCTGGCTATAGATTCGACCGCTGTCCTGAAAGCGAACTTCCAGCTTGGTCGGGTGGACGTTCACGTCGACCATCTCAGGCGGCATCGACATTTGCAAAAAGGAAATCGGATAGCGACCATGCAGCAGCAGCCCGCGGTACGCTTCCCCGAGGGCATGCTGCAGCGCGCGATCCTTGATGAATCGTCCGTTCAAAAACAGATACTGCATCCGGTTGTTACTGCGACTGAAACGTGGGTTCCCGACGAAACCGCACAGCGTGACCTGATCGTTTTCGCTTTCGACCTCAATCAGTTGGTCGGCGATTTCCTCGCCAAAGAAAATACGAATCCGTTCGCGAAGGTCCTGGCAGGGCGGCAGGTCATGAACCTGACGCGAACCATGTTTAAGCGTGAAGTGAACGTGCGGATAAGCCAACGCCATCCGAGTGAACGCTTCGCTGATGTGGCCAAATTCGGTCTGGGTTGTCTTCAGGAACTTCTTTCGAACCGGCGTATTGTAAAACAGGTTGCGGATCTCGATGATCGTCCCCGGCGGGCAGCCACATGGCTGGGCTTCCTGCACGTTGCCCCCATGCACGAGCATCTCGTTGCCGCAGTCGGCATCGTGGGTGCGGCTGCGAAGCAGGAAGTGACTCACCTCCGAGATCGATGCGAGGGCTTCCCCGCGAAAGCCGAGGGTGCGGACATGGAACAGATCGTCGGCGTTACCGATCTTGCTGGTCGCGTGCGAAGCGATCGTCAGCGGCATGTCTTCCGGCGCGATGCCGCAGCCGTCGTCGGCGATGCGAATGAGTTCGGCCCCACCGTGCTCGATGGTGACGTCAATTCGCGTGGCGCCGGCGTCGAGCGAGTTTTCCATCAGCTCTTTGACGGCGCTTGCCGGGCGCTCGATCACTTCGCCTGCCGCGATCTTGTTGACGACACTTGCAGAAAGTTGTTGAATCTTCGGCATCCGCTGCCAACTCCCTTCGATTCGGCCAGACGAGATCAGTCGCCGCGTAATCCGTATTCTTTGATTTTGCGATAGAGGGTTCTCTCACCAATCCCCAGCAGCTTGGCCGCTTCTTCACGATTGCCGCTGGTCGCTTTGAGCGTTTCGCCAATCAACCACTTTTCAACTTCGCTGATCGGCTGACCTACCATATTGGGCATTTCGCCGTTGGCGGAAACAGCCGGCTTGGGGTCGATCGGTGGGACTAGGTCGTCCCCTTCCTGAATCAACTCGGGCGGAAGGTCGTCGAGCCCGATCGTACCATCCAAATCGAGTACGACCATGCTCTCGGCAAAGTTCCGCAGTTGCCGAACGTTGCCTGGCCAGTCGTAGTCCAAACAGCGCTGAAAAACCGTTCGATCGATTCCCCGCACCTTCTTGTCGTGCTTTTTGGAAAAGACCTTCAGGAAGTGATCGAACAACGGCAGGATATCATCGGGGCGTTCCCGCAGCGGCGGCAACTGTACCGTCACGATCCGCAGGCGGTGGTAAAGGTCAGAGCGGAACGTGCCTGCTGCAATGGCGTTTTCCAGATCGGCATTGGTCGCCGAAAGGAGCCGCACGTTGATACGGATCGGCTTATTCTCACCGACGCGAGTAATCTCGCCTGACTCCAGCACCCGTAACAGCTTGACCTGGGTGGCCATCGGCATGTCGCCGATTTCATCCAGGAACAACGTCCCGCCGTTGGCATATTCTAGTCGACCGATCCGTTCGCTGGCGGCGTCGGTGTAGGCCCCTTTGGCGTGACCGAACAGTTCGCTTTCCAGCAGGTGTTCGCTCAGCTCGGCACAGTTCAGGGGAACGAACGGCTTCTTCTTGCGAGGGCTGTTCTGGTGAATGGCCTGAGCGACGACTTCCTTCCCGGTACCGGTCTCGCCCAGGATCAGCACGCTGGCATCGGTCGGGGCGATACGCTGCAATCGCTGCACGACCTGCCGCATCTTGTTGCTCGAATAGATGAGCCCTTCGAAGCCGAACTTCTCGTCCAGCCGCCGCATCAATTCCGAGTTCTGCCGTTTGAGCTGAATCGTCTGAGCCGCTTTGAGCGCCGCCGCGCGAAGCTTATCTGGGGTGAGGGGCTTTTCCAGGAAATTGAGCGCTTCGTTCTGCATCGCCTCAACGGCAGTCGAGACAGTCGCATGCCCCGTGACGACGATCACTTCGCAGTTGGGTCGGTTCTCTTTGGTGAGTTGCAAGATGCCCATGCCGTCGATGTCGTTCATGACCAGGTCGGTCACGACAATCTCGAACGGTTCGGCCAGGATCTTCTCGGCCCCTTCCGGCCCGCTGGTAGCCACGGTGCAGACAAAACCGATCCGTTCCAGGCTCTCAGCCATGGTCATGGCGTGGGCCTTGTCGTTGTCGACGACCAGCACGCGGAACTGGTCCGGCTGAACGTCGAGCGTATCGGATTGTGGCTGGGTTTGGGCGTCTTGCGTCATGCCACCATCGTACCGAAGAAGTGCCAATTCCTCTAGAACCGTTCTCTTGTTGAGGTTCTAGGAAGAAAGGATTAGCCACAGAGCACACAGAGGTCATCGAGCGAAGAATTTTTCAAATCACAGGCTCGGTACTCGCAGAGCGGGTGGCCCAGAGAGATCCCTCTCTGGGTCGGCATTGCCGACAAGCGGCTAATGCATAAGGCTTGAAGGAGGTAGAAACTTTCTCTCTTGTTCATGCTCGATGCATGAGCCTCTCGTGGCCTGAGGCCACCCAGAGAGAAATCTCTCTGGGCCACCCGAATAGCTCGATATGTTCCATCTCCCCATATCTTATCCGTGACCATCCGTGGTCAATAATTCTTCATCTCAGTGCTCTCTGTGACCTCTGTGGCTATTCCCTCTTCCACGTGAGCGATACAAACGCTACCCATCTGATTCCATCGACTCCGGCGCCTTCTTGCTTCCGATTCGCTTGGGCAGAGGGAATTCCAGCGTAAATTGCGTCCCACGCCCCAGTTCGCTTTGCACGTCGATGGTCGCGTGGTGGGCTTCGATAATCTTCTTAGCCAGCGGCAATCCGAGCCCCGAGCCCCCCTCCTTGGTCGAATAGAACGGATCGAACATCCGCAGGGCTGTTGTATCGCTCATGCCGCAGCCGGTATCGACCAGCCGCAACAGCACGCCACTGCGAAACTCGCGG includes:
- the mutL gene encoding DNA mismatch repair endonuclease MutL translates to MPKIQQLSASVVNKIAAGEVIERPASAVKELMENSLDAGATRIDVTIEHGGAELIRIADDGCGIAPEDMPLTIASHATSKIGNADDLFHVRTLGFRGEALASISEVSHFLLRSRTHDADCGNEMLVHGGNVQEAQPCGCPPGTIIEIRNLFYNTPVRKKFLKTTQTEFGHISEAFTRMALAYPHVHFTLKHGSRQVHDLPPCQDLRERIRIFFGEEIADQLIEVESENDQVTLCGFVGNPRFSRSNNRMQYLFLNGRFIKDRALQHALGEAYRGLLLHGRYPISFLQMSMPPEMVDVNVHPTKLEVRFQDSGRIYSQLLGTLRTKFLSSNLDATYRPADDQVRSAHGDTPSTEALREELVAWAKGAVDTDATSSGSAERRQADFDLDFRSPSHTPLQLNPIDRSAVGAGSLPLPPIPSGVTPAHVRNQEAAEEESTEPTPMPTQGGGVGSQQRAIQLHNRYLIAETDEGMAVIDQHALHERILYEELREKALARRLEVQRLLVPETLNLSAQEFAAVDGATETLQQVGIEVEAFGGDTILIRSYPAILGRRKPAEIVREVVDQLLTEGKNLEKRDLLDELLHMMSCKAAIKAGDRLSSEEIDALLELRHLCQDAHHCPHGRPTALVFTKEELDRRFQRT
- a CDS encoding sigma-54-dependent transcriptional regulator — protein: MTQDAQTQPQSDTLDVQPDQFRVLVVDNDKAHAMTMAESLERIGFVCTVATSGPEGAEKILAEPFEIVVTDLVMNDIDGMGILQLTKENRPNCEVIVVTGHATVSTAVEAMQNEALNFLEKPLTPDKLRAAALKAAQTIQLKRQNSELMRRLDEKFGFEGLIYSSNKMRQVVQRLQRIAPTDASVLILGETGTGKEVVAQAIHQNSPRKKKPFVPLNCAELSEHLLESELFGHAKGAYTDAASERIGRLEYANGGTLFLDEIGDMPMATQVKLLRVLESGEITRVGENKPIRINVRLLSATNADLENAIAAGTFRSDLYHRLRIVTVQLPPLRERPDDILPLFDHFLKVFSKKHDKKVRGIDRTVFQRCLDYDWPGNVRQLRNFAESMVVLDLDGTIGLDDLPPELIQEGDDLVPPIDPKPAVSANGEMPNMVGQPISEVEKWLIGETLKATSGNREEAAKLLGIGERTLYRKIKEYGLRGD